The genomic DNA TGGAATTTTTGGGACAAGAGGTAAGATCGGAACATTCCGCACAACCTCTCCAAACGATCATCGGGAGTCCTTAAAGACAACCCCGATGACCAGCCCAACGCAGCTTGAATTTGCTAGCACGTTCGCTTAAACGAACATCCCTGCGTAAGCAAAATACAAAATTGATCCGATTGCCATCGGAATTCCGTATGGCAACAGCTTCATCGTCGGTTTTCGCTCTCGCGCGATCGCCGCTAGCTTCTCTGGATTGCGGATCGTGACGAACTCTTGAATGATCTGATGGAACATCGCGTAGTGCTTGAACCAGTTGCCGCTCATCGCGATCATGATCACGGCGATGATCCCGCCGACGACCGTCGTCCAGACAAACGCCCACCAGGCGGTCGAAGCACCCATCCAGGCGCCCAGGCCAGCCAACAACTTCACGTCGCCAGCTCCCATGCCGCCAACGGCACGCACAACCAACAACAGCATCATGCCAACAAAAGTTCCTAACAGACTGTATCCCAGTCCGTTCCATCCGCTGGCCATCGCGGCGTATACCCATCCCGAAATGATGAACGGGTAGGTCAACCAATTTGGGACCTTCAAGATCATCCCGTCGATCACGGCCGCCACGATCATCACGACGGCAACCAGCCAGACGTGCCAGTTGTACATCAGAGATTCGATCAGTGTATTTGTATCCATCGTCTTCTATTCCCCCCGGAATCGATATTCTGTTTATTGCGACCGCAGCGCCCTAGGCTATCTCAGCGCGTTAGCGTCCCAAGGAAAACCAGCTGAACATGGCCATCACAATCGTGATGACATAGCACGCGATTTGCCATGCATGTTGGGCGGCGTCGACCGGCAGCAGCGGATAGTTCATAGTGTTTCGTTCTTAAGTTGAAAAATCGCCGGTCACACACGGCGGCCTCAAACAGGCCACCGTGCGCTCCGACGAATCGACTCGTATTGACGCTGGGTAACCCCAGCCGGCAATTACAGGTTGTCGGCGATCTTGGTGAACTGGCTGTTCGCCTTGGTTCCGATCGTCTTCACTGTGCTCAAGCACACAACGATGATCAATGCCATCATGACGGCGTACTCAACCGCGGTTGGTCCGTCTTCTTCCTTCAAGAAATTAACTACTTTTTCGGTGAACTTCTTCATCGTGTCTTCCCCTACCAGGTAGTAACTTGCGTTACTGGAAACAAACAGTTGGTTGCACCACCGCGGTGCAATCCTCTGCAGCCTCAATCTCCTAACACCATAGGTAGCAGTGGGGCAGGACAATCAACAAGCATCGCTCGCTGACTTACCCTCTGCGCCATTGGCAGTCCGGCAATCCCAAAGGACCCGTAACTTTGCGCCCCGCCCTTTCGAACGGTTTGCCTTTTTCAAGGGAGCGTTGGCCGGCTGGACGCGTTTAATGCTTCCGCATCACGCCCAGCAACGAATCGATCTGATTCGCTCTACAGGGAAAGTACGACACAATTCGGCTCAGTCAAAAAGAAACGATCGGGTAGTTTGCAAGGCCTCGACTAACAAACCGACCGACCAAGGGGCTCGATCGCCTGTGGATGGCCACACACAAAACCCAAAATGCCCTACATCTCGCATCCAATCGTTACAACCAACACACGCTGGCGGCCGAAGCGAACCAAAATAGAGACATTCACTGATCGCTGGTCCAACGCAATAAAAGCAAGTCGGGGAAGCAGGGCGTCAAGCGCCCTGTGGGAATTCCCCTGACAGCGTTCCAGCTGTAGCGATGCTGCCGGTCGTCCGGTTGAAAGCAACCGGAAACTCACGTCGCAGCAGAGAAAGAAGTGGCTGCCGCCGGCCGTTTTAAACCGCGCTCAGCTCTTTGACCATCTCGACCAACGCGATCACGTTTTCGACAGGCGTCTGTTGGAACACACCGTGGCCAAGGTTAAAGATATGACCAGGCCGCCCGCCCGCTTGCTGCAGCACCATCGCCGCCCGCTCTTTGATCAATTCGGGCGTTCCCAACAAAACGGCAGGCTCCAGATTGCCTTGCACCGGCCGGTCGGCACCGATCATCTTCCAGGCGGCATCGAGATCGATCCGCCAATCGACGCCGACGACCGTCCGCCGATCACCTCGCATCAACGGCAACAGCATCGGATTGCCGGTTCCGAAGTTGATCACCGGTACGCTCGGGTCGACTCCTTCGAAGATGTGCCGCATGTGTGGCAACACGAACTGCTTGTAATCGTTGGTCGACAGGCAACCGACCCAGCTGTCGAACAATTGAACACAGTTGGCTCCGGCGGCGATCTGTTCGTTCAAAT from Rosistilla oblonga includes the following:
- a CDS encoding Flp family type IVb pilin — encoded protein: MKKFTEKVVNFLKEEDGPTAVEYAVMMALIIVVCLSTVKTIGTKANSQFTKIADNL
- a CDS encoding A24 family peptidase; the protein is MDTNTLIESLMYNWHVWLVAVVMIVAAVIDGMILKVPNWLTYPFIISGWVYAAMASGWNGLGYSLLGTFVGMMLLLVVRAVGGMGAGDVKLLAGLGAWMGASTAWWAFVWTTVVGGIIAVIMIAMSGNWFKHYAMFHQIIQEFVTIRNPEKLAAIARERKPTMKLLPYGIPMAIGSILYFAYAGMFV